The Thermosynechococcus sp. HN-54 DNA segment CAATCCTGCAGCTCTTCACCAATCCCCAAGAGCAAGCCCGTGGTGAAGGGAATGCTCAGTTCCCCGGCCTGTTCCAGTTGGTGTAAACGTAGTTGCGGATCCTTGCTGGGGGCATGGCGATGGACAGTTTCCAACAACTTCGGTGTCAATTGCTCCAGCATCAGCCCCATCGAGACATTCACCGCCTTGAGAGCGGCCATTTCCGCTCGACTCAGAGGCCCAGCATTGGTGTGGGGCAAAAATCCCTGAGCCAAGGCTAAGACTGCCAGATCGTAGAGACGGGCTAACCAGTGGGAACGCTGGGGGCTGTTGGGGGCAACTTCGCCACTGAGAATGAGAATTTCTCGTACCTGTTGTGGATTCAGTGCTGCTAACTGCTTTGCCGCTGCTTCTAGACTCAGCCACCCGCTCGTACCGATGTCACGCCGGAAATTGCAGTAGGTACAGCGATTAAAGCACTCATACGTGGGCACTAGGGTAAAGGCGGGACTGTAGGTTACTATTCGATCTAGCATGTCAGGTTAACGAAATAGCGCCCTGATCTCAGCGCCACTGCGTTGGAGGCGATTATTTCCTAAGCGACAGTCATCATTATGGGGGTTGCCATCTATGCGAATATCTGGATCATAACCAATCTCCAATACATAGTTAGGCGGAAACTCTCCCTCTGCTGGGGATGAGATGTTCCAAGGGCGTTCAAACATGACGGTGACCTCTTGACCTACCCCTAGATTTTGGAATGGCTGCTGGGCAACCAATCGTGCTCTGCCACCAAGCATTTGTTCGTACAAATAGACCATTTGTTGATTGACACCTGATTGATAGGTGGATGTCCCACGATTGCGAACAATCCCTGTAATCCGCACTCGGCCTTCAAATGGGGTTGTGCGATTCATCAAGCTGAAATTCACTGCCTGCACCGCTGGGTCGGGGCAAAGAACTTGGGGAGGCCGTAAGTTAGGGATAATCGGGTGCCGGGGAGTTAACTCTATATTTCTGGGGGTAATCGTGGGTTGAGCCTCAAGGGGACGCACACTCATAACGAAGGGAGTTAACATTGCCCCAGTGAACAGAATGAGGGATAAACGTTGACGCATCATGTTCAGGACTCCAAATTCATAAGGTGGCGTGGGTTGATAGAGCAGTACGCTCTCTTAAATCCCTATCTTGTTGACAATCCTTAGGGGAGCCTGTACACCAAGCACGTTTTATCAGTGATCTTGATCACCAAACAACTGGTAGAGAAGCGTTGATAGGTTTTGAGAGTTTTTAGTCGGCATAACGGGCGATCGCGAAAACATAGAGGCCGTGGCCTGCCAACAGGGCTAACCACACAAGAGTCAACGTCGGCATAAAGGGCACCGCCATGGGTTGCAGCTGATGCCAAAACCAGCCACCAGAGTTAAAAGCAGCAAAGAGGGCAACATGAACCGCAAAATTCATGCGATCGTCCAAGCGGCGATAGCGCGGATCACGGCGATCGGGCTTACGAGGCCAACGGGGAGGCATATACAGCGTACCTAAATCACTTCCAGTTCGTCGGGGTGCAAATGGGCAATGAACTTGGGACTAAACCGCACCTGAATTGGGTAGTTGGGACTAATGGGACGGCCTTGCCAGTCGTTGAGAATAGCGCAGATTTCCCCTTCCATCCCTTGAATGTCAAAGGGTTCGTTACGGTGATCGGGATGGTGATAGATGATAGTAGGGGTCTTGACGCGCACCCGCAGACCGACACTTAGGGCTTGTTGCTCCATAACACTCATTCGCCTATGGTTCTCCTCGACTGGCAGGAATTTTATTTTTATCGTCGCATACGGATTGGCAAGGGCGATCGCTCTCGCAAAATTGAAAATGAATGGTTACCATTACCGCTCTATTTGCATGATGAATTGAGAGCGAAATGCTAGACAGGTTCTTGATTGTGGGAATGCAATGTGCTAAGGAAATCCACTAAAGAGGATATTAAGGTTTGCAACGTTGAGACAATTCAGACACTGTTGAAGAAATCGTGACCTCGCCTATACTGAGTGACCTACAGTTAGTCAAAAGCAGCAGTCAAGAAACGCCCCTGCCTTATGAGTGTTCAGCAGCATTCAGCAGAGACGTGAAGCGTTGATTCGAGAGAGATTGAGCAAGGCATTTGAAAAGCGCTGTGTTGCTAGAGGACAAAACAACTTCCCTGCCCCTTAGTTGGAAGCAGGAATCATCTTTTGACTGAAGGATTTCCCGTTGGCATTTGTCGTCATGGGGGGCATCAGGAGGAGGGAGCGCACTTGATGGCGTTTTTCGGGACTGAGATATTCCTGTTGTACGCAGCGCCAAGTTTGCCATTGTCGTGTTTGCTCTAGGGCAATCATTTCTGCGAGACAGGGAGAGGCTTGGCGCAGGTTCAGACCCAGTTGGGTACGGAAGAAGTCATGGAGAACAACACCGTCATGAAGGGTGCCGAGAAGTTCCTGTAACCGGGCAAAAGCACTCACCTGTTCGCTAAAGGCATCCCCATAGACACTGCTAAACAGTTCCATTTGGTAGCGTACCCGCTTGGTTTGCTTGCGTAGATCGTGGAGATCTTCACCCGCTGTTTGCAGCCACTGGGGCGGGTTACTGACCGCAAGGAAGAGGGGGCGATCGCCCTGCCACTCAATGGCCACTTGCCACCCCGGATGCAGCAACAGTTGACACACCAAGGGCAGTAAAATATCTGGCGCAATCAGTTCCGTCGGTAAGTTAGCAATCTCACGATATTGAGGGGCAGCTAGCCATTCTTCAAGCCCCTGTTGCAATTTGCGATAGCGATCGCTGCGCAGCAATTGAAGCGCTTTTTGCAGCAGTTCTGTCCGTTGCTTTTCGAGTTTCTTGATCAGTTTTGCCAGTTGTTGTTGCTCAGAACGGGGCAGGTGAGGGTAATACTGCTCCTTGAGCGCCAGCATCATCACATCCAAATCCCGTACGGGGCTGAGACTGCCGGCGATCGCCCGTACCCGCTGAATGGAGACTCCCTTGGGCAAACGAACCGTGTCACAAAATACCTCCAGAGCGGTTCGCAGGCGACGCAGACCCACCCGCATCTGGTGAATTGCCTCAACGTCGCGATCGCGAATCACCCCCGGCTCATGTTTGCTAATTTTGCGGTAGTACTTCTCAAAAGCGGCGTATGCGACATGCCCTAGGGTTTCCATCAGACCCCCTCCCTGCTCAACGGCCAAAGGAATACCACTATCAAATTAACGTTTATTAACCAAGCTTACTTTTATCTTAATTTTAACTTAACCACACTCTAACATTTGTCCTATGGCTGAATCACGGCTCGGCAACAAAAAGCCCCGCTCAACTAGAACGGGGATGACTAAAAATAGATTTTTACGAAATAAAATTAGGAATCTTAGGCAGCCGCTAGATTTTTAGCGACAAAGTCCCAGTTCACCAGTTGGTTGAGGAAGTTATCAATGAAATCCGGACGACGGTTTTGGTAGTCGAGATAATAGGCATGCTCCCAAACATCAATCGTCAGCAGGGGCACTTGACCATGAACCAAGGGGTTTTCGGCATTGGGGGTTTTGGTCACTTTCAGCGTACCGGCTTCGAGCACCAGCCATGCCCAACCACTGCCAAATTGGGTCGCCGCCGCATTTTTGAACTGGGACTTGAACTCGTCGTAGCTACCAAAGGCGCTGTTGATCCGGGCTGCCACATCCCCCGTGGGAGCACCACCGCCACCGGGTTTCAGGCTGTTCCAGAAAAAGGTGTGGTTCCAAACTTGAGCTGCATTGTTGAAAATGCCGACCTTGGCCGGATCGCCATAGGTGATCCGAATCACATCTTCAAGGGATTTGTCAGCGAGTTCCGTATCTTGGGTCAGTTTATTGAGATTGTCCACATAGGCTTTATGGTGCTTGCCATAGTGAAATTCAAAGGTTTTCGCAGACATCCCGTAGGGTTCAAGGGCACCCGGATCATAGGGAAGGGGTTCCTGTACAAATGCCATAGTGTTCGATCCCTCTCTAAAGGTGACGCAGGTTTAGGCGACCAGAGGTCAGTCATTCCAAAAGGGCACTCAGCAGCAGTGCCCATGGCCTAATTAACAATTCGCAATAATTATACCATTCTCGTCTCCCCTAAGGGATTTTTGACGCGTGTTCCCCCATGATATGTTCAAAGGGTTTCTGGGGGTTTGCGCGCTATGGTGGGTTCTGCCCTTCGTCTCGATCAAGTCTTACTGCCTGAGGATGCCCCCATTCGCTTTGGTACCGATGGTTGGCGTGGCATCATTGGGGCTGAGTTTACCTTTAACCGTTTGCTGCGGGCAGCCAAGGCAGCGGCGGCAGTGCTCTATCAAACCTATGGCCGTGGCGCAAGGCCGCGAATCATTGTCGGCTACGATCGCCGATTTTTAGCGGAACAGTTTGCCACAGCCGTTGCCGAATTACTGGCCAGCCAAGGCTATGAGGTATGGCTTTCTCATTGTGCGGCACCCACACCGGCTTTTAGTTGGGCCGTCAAAGCGGAGAAGGCGATCGGTGGACTGGTGATCACGGCAAGCCACAATCCCGGTATCTATGCAGGACTCAAGGTGAAGGGCGCCTTTGGCGGCTCCGTACCCACAACCGTCACCCAAGCCATTGAAGCGCAGTTAACTCAGGGAGACCCGCCACCTGTGGGTGAGGTCAAAACAGACTATCAAGCCTTTGATCCGTGGCCCAGCTATTGTGCTGCTTTACGGCATCATGTTGATCCAAAACCCATTCGTGAGGCGATCGCCAGCGGTAAACTGCAAGTCTGTGCCGATGTTATGCATGGGGTAGCCGCCGGGGGGCTAGAGCGATTATTAGAGATTCCCATATCGGAGTTTCGGCGCGATCGCGATCCCCTCTTTGGTGGGGGTGCCCCTGAACCCATTGGCTGTTATTTAGCCGCCACCCAAGAGCAACTGCGGCAACAACACAGTGCTACCCCGACAGTGTGCTTAGTCTTTGATGGCGATGCCGATCGCTTGGCGGTCATTGATGGCCAAGGGGTGCTGTACACGGCCCAAGAAATTATTCCCATCTTGATTGATCATCTGGCACAGCACAGCACTTACCGGGGAGCCGTGATCAAATCCATTAGCAGTTCTGATCTGGTGGCGCGCGTGGCCGCCCACCATGGTTTAGTGGTGATTGAAACGCCCATTGGCTTCAAATACATTGGCGATCGCATGCTGGCAGGGGAAGTTGTCCTCTTAGGTGGTGAAGAATCAGGGGGAATCGGCTATGGCCACCATCTTCCTGAGCGAGATGCCTTACTCTCAGCACTGTACCTACTACAAGCCCTAGTGACATCTGGCTTGAGCGTAGGGGAATACTATCAGCAGTTGCAGAGAACCACGAACTTTTACAGTGCCTACGATCGCGTTGATCTCACCCTCGCGTCCTTGACGCAGCGACAAAAACTGGAGGCAACGCTGGCCGAGCGCCCCTTCAAAGAGATTTTGAATCTCCCCGTCAGTCACTGCGAGACGATTGATGGCTACAAGTTTCATCTAGCCGACGGCGGTTGGTTATTAGTTCGCTTTAGTGGCACCGAACCCCTGCTCCGACTTTACTGCCAAGGGAAGACGCCTGAACAGGTGCAGCGCATTCTACAATGGGCAAGTCAATGGGCAGTTGCAGTTGCTGGCTAATCGTTAAAAAAAAACAATCGCAATGGACAAAGCATCATGCCACTAGACCCATCCAGCCCAAATTCCGCTGCCACCAGTGCCCGTCCACCCCTTTCCCTATTGACAAAACTTGCCTTTGGCGCCGGTGATCTCGGAACTGCTATCACTGCCAATTTGCAGGTGTTTTTCCTGATGGTGTTCTTGACCAATGTGGCTGGACTCAATGCTGGATTGGCAGGCAGTGTGCTGATGATTGGCAAAATCTGGGATGCCATCAATGACCCGATCATCGGTTACCTGAGCGATCGCACCCCTGTGGGCAAGTGGGGACGCCGCCACATCTGGATGATCTCAGCAGCCCTTCCCTTTGGTATCTCCTTCTTTTTGAACTGGTGGGTGCCGACTAGAGATCAATGGCTGCTTTTTGGTTACTACGTCTTCATTGGTATTCTGTTCAACACGTTTTATACTGCCGTCAACCTTCCCTACACTGCCTTAACACCAGAACTGACAGAGGATTACCATGAGCGCACTAGCCTTAACAGCTTTCGCTTTGCCTTTTCTATTGGCGGGAGTATCGGTTCTCTACTGCTTGCCCAAGTTCTCTTTCAACTGATCAAAGAGCCGCAGGCTCAGTATCTTCTTCTTGGGGGCATTGCCACTGTCCTCTCCGTCCTGCCCATCTATTGGTGTGTCTGGGGCACACGGCAACGGGTACGCGAGTTTGAACGGCATACCCCCAGCAGTGGCCAAAGCCCTTTACCCCTGAAAACGCAACTGCGCTTGGTCTTTAGCAATCGTCCTTTCCTGTTCGTGATGGGGATTTACCTCTGTTCTTGGCTGGCGGTGCAAATTACTGCCTCGCTGATTCCCTTTTTTATTGGCGATTGGTTGCAAATGTCCCCCGCTGAATATACGCAAGTGGCGCTGGCAGTGCAATCGACGGCGATGATCATGCTCTTTGTCTGGAGTACGGTGAGTCGGCGTATTGGCAAGAAGGCGGTTTATTACATGGGCATGGCACTGTGGATTATTGCCCAAGCTGGCTTGTTTTTATTGCAGCCGGGACAAACAACGTTGGTTTATGCCTGTGCGATTCTGGCGGGGTTTGGGGTTTCGACGGCCTACCTTGTCCCTTGGTCAATGATTCCCGATGTGATTGATCTGGATGAACTCAACAGTGGCCAGCGGCGGGAGGGGGTCTTCTATGCCTTTATGGTGCTACTGCAAAAAATCGGTCTTGCCTTGGGGCTGTTTCTCGTAGGTCAGGCCTTGCAGTGGGCGGGTTACATTTCCACAGTTGCTGGCGAACCGCCGCCTGTTCAACCCCCCTCGGCACTGTTGGCAATTCGCATTGCCATTGGACCTTTGCCGACGTTCTTTCTCATTGTCGGCATGATTTTGGCCTACCTCTATCCCATTACCCAACCCGTCCACCAAGAGATTCTCTTGAAGTTGCACGCCAAACGCCAAGGGGAGACTACGGCATGAAGGGCTGGTACGTGGGCGATCGCGCCCTTGTTTGGGGAGAGCGCACCTATACCATGGGGATCTTAAATATCACCCCCGACAGTTTTAGTGATGGCGGTGACTTTTTTAATCCCGCTAGTGCCGTTGCCCATGCCCTCGAAATGGTTGCCGCTGGGGTGGATGTCATTGATGTGGGGGGTGAGTCCACTCGTCCGGGAGCCAGTGAAGTGCCCATTAGTGCCGAGTTGGCGCGCGTGTTGCCCGTGATTGAGGGCATCCGTCAGCAGTCGCAGATTCCCATTTCCATTGATACCACCCATGCCGTGGTTGCCCGCGCTGCCGTGGAAGCTGGTGCCAATATTGTTAACGATGTCTCAGGGGGGCAGGCGGATCCTGAAATGTTTGCCACGGTAGCGGCATTGGGGGTGCCCTATATCCTCATGCATCGGCGAGGAACCCCCGCCACGATGCAGCAATTAACGGACTACGACGATTTGATTGGCGATTTGCTTCGCTATTTTCAAGAACAAACGCAGCGGGCGATCGCCAGTGGCATTCCCCCGGAACACCTAATGATTGATCCCGGTATCGGGTTTGCCAAGACCACGCCCCAGAACCTCACCCTTTTACGAGAGTTGCGGCAATTTCAAACCCTTGGATACCCGATCCTCCTTGGCCCTTCGCGCAAACGCTTTATTGGTGATGTCCTGAACCTGCCCCATCCCAAAGACCGAGTTTGGGGGACAGCGGCAGTTTGCTGCCACGCCATTGCTCAAGGGGTGGCAATGCTTCGTGTCCATGATGTGGCAGCCATGGTGCAGGTATGTCGGATGGCTGATGTGCTCTGGCGATCGCCCTAGGGGGACTCAAACCACTTGAGGACACCAACGGCTATGAGAAAAAGACTCGCCAAGCCCTCTAAATAAGGGCCAAAGCGCAAGGGGGTTTGTTCGCGGAGTTGCTGCCCCAACCAAAAGCCACTGCCAATGCAAATCCAACTGGTCACTGTACTCGCTATCACTGCATCAACAATTGGTAGGCGCGCCAAGCCCGCAGCCACCCCTGTGGCAAAGTTCGTCAGGGTCAATGCTAAACCCAACAGCAGCGACTGGTAGAGCGTGAAGTCGTAGGCATAGTCAAGAATTGGTAATAAGTTCGGCTTTGTTGTTTTAGAGGGATGATTCAAGTTGAGCAACACTCCCCCTAGTGCTGATGCCCCCATCGCCATGAGTAAGCCACTGCCAAACTGCTGTGCCCAAATCAATGGCACATACTGCTGCACCCACCCACCCAAACCCATGGCCAAAAAGGTACTACTACCAGAAAGAGCTGCAATCAAGGCATTGCCCAGCCAACCTATGCGATACCGGCGCAGACCATAGCTAACGGCCACGCTAAAGTTATCCATATTGGTGGCAAAGCCAAAGAGTAGGGAGGTAATCGAGACTGGGAGCATTATTTTAAGAAAGCCCTCAAGAATTCACCCTAAGCATAAGCTATTTCTAAGGGCAAAGATACGTCTCAACTCAGATATTCTTGGGGAGCGATCGCAAATTTTCTGGGCGGGTGCATATCCCTAACAACAGCAATGGATAACAAGATGTACACCCTTATGAGGTCGGAGTATGCATCTGCTCCAAGAACTCCTGCAAAATCTTGAACTGGGTACCCCCCAAACCTTTGGTGCCATGACACTCTTTCCCCTGCTGCACTCGATCGCAACCGAACCGGACTATTGGACACTGACAGAGGCAATGAGTCAAAACCTGCTGAAGATTACCGAGGTGTCCGCAGGGGGGCATGTGCCTGAACTCCTGTGTCGTAATTTGGGCGATCGCTCGGTGCTGCTTGTGGATGGGGAAGAACTCATCGGTGCCAAGCAAAACCGTATTCTCAACCTCACAGTACTAGTGCCTGCCCACACCGATCCGAAAATTCCGGTCTCCTGTGTTGAACGGGGTCGCTGGCACTACCGCTCCCATGAGTTCACTGCTGCCGATCGCGCCTACCATGCCACAGGGCGTGCCAAGAAACTCCGCTATGTTACAGAATCGTTGAAATTCAGGTGAAACCGCCTTGCGAACCAAGGGGAAATTTGGGCGGATGTGGATGACCATCTGCTCTTCTTTGCTTGCGAGTCCTTCACCGATGCCCTCGCTGATGTTTATGAAAAAGAAGCCCACTCCCTCGATGAGTACGTCCAAGGGTTTCGGGCGATCGCCCAGCAGATCGGCGCTCTGTTTGTGGTTCACAGTCAAATTTTGGGCTTGGAACTGTTTGACTTTCCTGCCACCTTTGCCAAACTGCTGCCGAAATTCAGCCGTAGCTACGGTCTTGAGGCCCTTAAACCCTCTCCTTCTCCTCGTTCAGCAGTTACGACTGCCGATGCTAAGGCTTTTTTGAATACAGTGGCGGCTGCCACAACTGAAACCTTTGATACCCTTGCCGAGGGCACCGATGTGCGGCTCACCCATCCTGAAGTCATTGGTAGTGCCCTTGTGGCCAAGGGGCGGGTAGTGCACTTGAGCGCTTTTCCCACCGAAATTGCTCAATCTAAGCCCTGCCAGTATGCTTGGAGGGACTAGATATAGTCTTAGGGGCAATTGCTGCGCCCCGGTGCCGGCACACACAAGTCCCATTCAGCATTGAAGGGTTCGTAGCCGAGAGCCACCCCCGCGCGTTCTGCTTGGTAGCGCACCTCCTCAAAGCAGTCAAAGCCATCGGGGCGCACCGCAATAATAATGTACTCGCGATCGCTCTGACGGCGGAGGTTGGCCAATAAAATCGCCAGTGGGGAGGTGGGTTTGGCCAGATCGGCTGCACGCACCAGCACCTTTCGGGGATGAATGATGACCCCCTCGCGACGGCACTCTAGATAGCGGGGGGTGCGCCCGTCATTTTGGGCATTTTCCCGTGCCAAAATTTGCACATTGGTGCGTTCGCGCCCAAGACTACTGGCACTGATGACCACCACTAGTAGGATCAGCGTGCCAATGGTGCAGGCCAAGATCGAGAGAAAGGGAAATAAGTCCAGTTGCAAATGGTGGGATTGACGCCGCCGCACAGCCTGATGCCTTACATAATTTTGGGCACACGGAAAAAGTCATCCTCGCGATCCGGGGCGATCGCCAGTAAGTCCTCAGGATTCGGCCAAGGTTCCAACACATCGGGACGGGTCACATTACTGACTTCAATCGCACGGGTTGTCGGCGGAATATCTGTGACATCCAGTTCACTCAGTTGATTCACATAGTCAAGGATGCTATCTAGTTGCTGGGTCAGGGCTTCAATCTCACTTTCATCAACGGCGAGGCGAGCCAAATGAGCGACCTTGCGCACATCCTCTGCGGTAATGACTTTTGTTGCCATTTGTGATCCTTTAGAAATAGACATCTATATTGGAGCGGCCAGTGGTTTTCAGCCAGTTTTGCGCCTCGATGTAGTTATTGGGTGCCAGTTGAATCGCCCGTTTCCAGTAGTCTGCGGCGCGATCGAAGAGTTGTTCAGCCTCCTCTGAGCGCTGCTGCTCTTCTGCCTGTGTCCCCAAGTAGTGGTAGATCACTGCGATATTATTAAGGGCTTGGGGCATGCGGGGATTGAGTTCAAGGGCTTGGTGATAATATTCCAGTGCCTTCTCATGATCGCCATTGCTGGCGTGGATCAGGCCAATGTTGTAGAGAATGTAGCTGCGATCGTTGGGGTCTTCCTCTAGTTCTAGGGCTGCTTGGTAGTTCTCCAGTGCCTCAGCATATTCCCCGTCCGCTTGGGCAGACATGCCATCGCGATAATAGGCAAAGGCGGTTTTTGACTGCGAACTGGTGGGCAAGACCTTGAGAATGAGGTCAGCCATGACCGTAAAGGTTTTGTCAATAAAATTGTCGTTCCGTTGCGATCGCGGCATAGGGCTTCCTTGAACGGTCTCTTGCTTAGTGTATCAAAAGCACCCCTAGCGATCGCACCCCTAGCCAATGCCTAAGATTTGTAGCGTTCCACCAAGAAGCCCCTAACCCAGACCTAAGATCGTCATACAGCCTTTTTCTAAGATGTGGCGTGTACGAATGAGGAAAGCATCCTATCCTCCAGCAGTTTCGACTGTTTTCAGCGCGTGCCATCCTTGGGAAAAGGGCTGTAGTGGCCATCCATGCCGTGATGCTCACCAGATGTTGGGAGTTTAAGATTTATGATTGAAAATATTCTATTGGCAGACTCAGGAACTGGACAATCCGAACAAATGCTCAAGTCGCTGATGGAGTTGCCAGCGATTCAACGGGCTGCCGTTACAGTATTGCACGTGATTCCCCCGAAAATTACTGCCGAGGAGATGGCCGAACAACGTCAAGCAGGTGCCAAACTCCTAGCGGAAGCCGTTGCCCGACTGCACCTTGACCCGGTGATTAGTGTCAATACCATGCTGCGGGAGGGGGATCCCAAAGATACAGTGTTGCATGTGGCCGATGAAATCAATGCTGACTTGATCATCATGGGATCGCGGGGACTCAAGCGACTGCAATCCATTCTCGAAAACTCCGTCAGCCAGTATGTGTTTCAACTGTCTTCCCGACCGATGTTGCTGGTACGCGATGACCTCTTTGTGAAGAAAATCAACCGCATCATGGTAGCGCTCAATAATTCTGCCGCAGCCAAAGCCTCCTTGGACTTAGCAGTGCGCCTGATGGAGGGGGTCAAGGGCGGTAAACTCATTCTTGCCCATGTCAACCCTGACCTCAAGGGACATGCTGATACCCCCAGCACGGCTGCTGAAAAGGATCCAATTCTTGCGGAAGCGGCAACGGTGGCCAAGCAGCGGGGTGTGGAATACCAGTGTGTCCTGACTACCGGCAAGCCCGGTGAAGAAATCTGCCGCATTGCTGCTGATACCAATGCCGATCTCCTCGTTCTGGGTTCCCCGGATCGGCGTCCGTCGATCGCCCGCAGTTTACCCGACTTGGATCGCCTCTTGGGCACTTCCCTTTCTGACTATGTGCGGGTCTATGCCGAGTGCCCCGTGCTCTTTGTGCGACAGTCGGAAGCGTAGTCTCGTCTAGCGGCGGTGAACTTTTTCGATGATCTGCGCTGGCAGGGCGATCGCCAGTGGCGACAATTGGGTGAAGCCCTTGAGTACACCTTTCTCCAACTCTTTCGCCAGCAAACGGAGCCGTTTTGGGAGGACTCCCCCTCCTTAGAGGCATGGCTACGCTGGTTCTTTCAAGGGGTCTTGCTCGTTGGCCTTGGGTTCGCCCTGTATTTCCTAGGGCGCAGCCTGTGGCGATGGTGGCAGCGGCGATCGCCTTCCTCCTCAGCGACACCCCTTTCTACCCTTGAGGAGCGCCCCAGACCCGTGGAGGAATGGTTGGAACTCGCCCAAAACCTACAATTGGCGGGAGACTACCGAGGAGCCTGCCGTGCCCTTTATATGGCTTTGCTCTATCGGTTGCAGGAGGCGGGCTGGCTGCGGCTTGAGACCCATTGGACGAATGGCGACTACCTGCGGGAATTGGAGCGGCTCTTTCAACTGGGGGAGCGATCGCCAGCCGTGCGGCGGTGTATTCAGCACCTCTTTCAAGTTCACAGTCGCAGTTACTATGGCGGCGAAGCCGTGGATGCCCAAACCCTAGCCACCTGTCAAGCGGCCTACTTTGAGGCAGAACCCTTTCTGCGGGAGACCCAACAATGATCTCAATTAACCGCCGGCAGGGGGTGTTCCTCGCCTTGGCTGTCCTTGTGTTGCTGGTGGTCGGTCTCCTGATGCTGGCGGTGGCTCCCAGTAGCCGCGCTGGCTCCTCCTTTGATACCTCCCCTTGGGGCACCCAGCAATTCTATGCCTACCTAGAGCAGCAGGGGTTTCGGGTGGAGCGCTGGCAGCGGAACTATAACAACCTCAGGGGCAAAGGGCACGTTCTCCTTCAAATCAGTAGTCGTCCCATCGGTTGGCCACCGTCCCTTGTGGACTGGTTGGCACAGGGCAATACGCTGGTGCGTTTTTACTGGCATGGCGAACCCACGGCAGCCCCCTTTGCGGCACGGCTCTCAATGCCCCAAGGCAATGTGTTAGTTGAAACGCGCCGCCGCGTTCCTTTCCAGCAGGGCGATCGCCCCCTCCTCAAGGATGATCAGGGTTTGATTGTCTATCTCAAATACGCCAACAATCTCCATAATCATGAACAGCGCGTTCTTGGGGTCTATCCTTGGTTGGTCGCCAATGCCTATGGCAGCGAAACGGGTCTTGCCAACTTTGCGGTTGTGGCTCAGCTTTTGCAGGAGGTGGCCGAACCGGGGGAAACGATATACTTTGATGAATGGCTGCACGGCTACCGCCAACGCACTCCAGAGGATGTGGTCAGTGAGACGGTGCCTGCAACCCTCTTCGACTACTTCAGTCGTACCCCTTGGTTGGCTGTGGGCTTGCAATTGGCCCTCTTGTTCCTCTTTTTACTATGGCAACAAAGTCAACGTTTTGGCCCGCCCCTATTGGAAAAAGAACCTATCGCCAGTAATAGTGCTGCCTACATTGAAGCCCTCGCAGGTGTTCTTGAGCGGGCACAGCAGCGGCAGTTTGTCTTAGAACAGCTTCAAGATCGCTTTCGATACGATTTAGCCAACCAACTCGGTCTTGCCGCCAATCCTCACCATCCGCCTGGGGATTCAGAACTCATTCAAGCATGGCAGACCGCAACGGGGCGAT contains these protein-coding regions:
- the cofG gene encoding 7,8-didemethyl-8-hydroxy-5-deazariboflavin synthase subunit CofG, producing the protein MLDRIVTYSPAFTLVPTYECFNRCTYCNFRRDIGTSGWLSLEAAAKQLAALNPQQVREILILSGEVAPNSPQRSHWLARLYDLAVLALAQGFLPHTNAGPLSRAEMAALKAVNVSMGLMLEQLTPKLLETVHRHAPSKDPQLRLHQLEQAGELSIPFTTGLLLGIGEELQDWVETLTAIAKCHGRWGHIQEVILQPHSPGQQQEAALPPFDLRQLPNVVRWGRSLLPEDITIQIPANLVTDPGVFRACLEAGARDLGGIVPLDHVNPNYPHTDVAALREQLQAWGWELVPRLPVYPQFVDWLPPPLREKVRGMPV
- a CDS encoding ferredoxin-thioredoxin reductase variable chain, coding for MSVMEQQALSVGLRVRVKTPTIIYHHPDHRNEPFDIQGMEGEICAILNDWQGRPISPNYPIQVRFSPKFIAHLHPDELEVI
- a CDS encoding CHAD domain-containing protein; translated protein: METLGHVAYAAFEKYYRKISKHEPGVIRDRDVEAIHQMRVGLRRLRTALEVFCDTVRLPKGVSIQRVRAIAGSLSPVRDLDVMMLALKEQYYPHLPRSEQQQLAKLIKKLEKQRTELLQKALQLLRSDRYRKLQQGLEEWLAAPQYREIANLPTELIAPDILLPLVCQLLLHPGWQVAIEWQGDRPLFLAVSNPPQWLQTAGEDLHDLRKQTKRVRYQMELFSSVYGDAFSEQVSAFARLQELLGTLHDGVVLHDFFRTQLGLNLRQASPCLAEMIALEQTRQWQTWRCVQQEYLSPEKRHQVRSLLLMPPMTTNANGKSFSQKMIPASN
- a CDS encoding superoxide dismutase, which encodes MAFVQEPLPYDPGALEPYGMSAKTFEFHYGKHHKAYVDNLNKLTQDTELADKSLEDVIRITYGDPAKVGIFNNAAQVWNHTFFWNSLKPGGGGAPTGDVAARINSAFGSYDEFKSQFKNAAATQFGSGWAWLVLEAGTLKVTKTPNAENPLVHGQVPLLTIDVWEHAYYLDYQNRRPDFIDNFLNQLVNWDFVAKNLAAA
- a CDS encoding phosphoglucomutase/phosphomannomutase family protein — its product is MVGSALRLDQVLLPEDAPIRFGTDGWRGIIGAEFTFNRLLRAAKAAAAVLYQTYGRGARPRIIVGYDRRFLAEQFATAVAELLASQGYEVWLSHCAAPTPAFSWAVKAEKAIGGLVITASHNPGIYAGLKVKGAFGGSVPTTVTQAIEAQLTQGDPPPVGEVKTDYQAFDPWPSYCAALRHHVDPKPIREAIASGKLQVCADVMHGVAAGGLERLLEIPISEFRRDRDPLFGGGAPEPIGCYLAATQEQLRQQHSATPTVCLVFDGDADRLAVIDGQGVLYTAQEIIPILIDHLAQHSTYRGAVIKSISSSDLVARVAAHHGLVVIETPIGFKYIGDRMLAGEVVLLGGEESGGIGYGHHLPERDALLSALYLLQALVTSGLSVGEYYQQLQRTTNFYSAYDRVDLTLASLTQRQKLEATLAERPFKEILNLPVSHCETIDGYKFHLADGGWLLVRFSGTEPLLRLYCQGKTPEQVQRILQWASQWAVAVAG
- a CDS encoding MFS transporter; translated protein: MPLDPSSPNSAATSARPPLSLLTKLAFGAGDLGTAITANLQVFFLMVFLTNVAGLNAGLAGSVLMIGKIWDAINDPIIGYLSDRTPVGKWGRRHIWMISAALPFGISFFLNWWVPTRDQWLLFGYYVFIGILFNTFYTAVNLPYTALTPELTEDYHERTSLNSFRFAFSIGGSIGSLLLAQVLFQLIKEPQAQYLLLGGIATVLSVLPIYWCVWGTRQRVREFERHTPSSGQSPLPLKTQLRLVFSNRPFLFVMGIYLCSWLAVQITASLIPFFIGDWLQMSPAEYTQVALAVQSTAMIMLFVWSTVSRRIGKKAVYYMGMALWIIAQAGLFLLQPGQTTLVYACAILAGFGVSTAYLVPWSMIPDVIDLDELNSGQRREGVFYAFMVLLQKIGLALGLFLVGQALQWAGYISTVAGEPPPVQPPSALLAIRIAIGPLPTFFLIVGMILAYLYPITQPVHQEILLKLHAKRQGETTA